GAATGGGAATTAACTAGGGTTTCCGAACAGAATCCATCTTTCACTTGAAGGTCAATCATAAATATACATAAccaagtgtgccagttggtCTTCACTACTTCTTATAAATAACCCCATAATCAACATCTAGATAGTCCTTCAGATCTTAGTTATTTTTCATCCAGAAAGTCATTAGCAAACCAGGCCCGAGCCCAGTGGTTGCACCAAACCTCCAAATGGGAGAGATTCCATGTTCAAGCCAAGTGAGGTATTTCTGTGACTGTTTGACATGGACTTGCATCATTTTTTTGAAATGACTGATGATGTTCTAAGCACTGTTGTTCATAAAAGAACTAGAAAGTCGAAAAAGCTTTGTCATATAAAGTTGGTTGAGACATACTACATAGGCTACTGGAGAATGGATTGGAGCAAAGAAAATAACCCCACTGCCTAAGATGCACACACGCTACATAGCCGCAGTTGAAAAGCACTTGGTACCAGAAAGAACAAATAATAGGCATATGCCTGTAACATGATCGTGACCATTACAATGGAAGTCACAAAATACAATAGATAAAAGTAGGAGACTtgtgttgattttcttgagctatCTTTGGAGCGACAATGTTACTTCAAGAGATATCAAGGTTAACAAATTAAAGTTATCTATTGGGATGTATGGTATCATGGTTCACCTTTCAACCAAAATTGTAGGATTAAAATGCTTTCCTGTAAATCCACTTCTACATAGCCTATCATTAAGTCAATGAGGTCAAGCTCAGCCCATTCTCTCTGTGGGCTGATCCAGCAACATGGTGAGCCAACTAGGTGAATCACTGGATGCTGTAGCAAGTATATAACACAAATAAAATAAGAGGAAAGTCAATAATAACAATTAAAATTTTAAGCCCCGTCCCTCCACTGTGGGGCCCATCACCTATTTGACTCCACGGTACTTTCTTTTACCTTCAAATCTCTGCCCTCTTTCCCAAAGAATGGTCCACCAGACTCCAACCCCTACATTCCTCTTCCACTGTACCCCAAACGCGTGCATTGCACTTCTGTGACCTCAAAAACCCAGTAACCAATGATCTCACATGCAAACTCGTGCACCAATGCTAAAGTACTAGATACCGAGAATAAGGTGCCAGAAAAAGTGTTTATAATTGTCTTCTAATATCCATGACAACAgctaacttttttttattttttcattttatagAAGATAGAcgcattgatgatttttttttaaaaaaaatgaatttgttTAAAATATGTATAAACTAAATTTTTGCATTTTTCCCTGATTCACAAAACCTCGTCCATGTAACTTTTCATGCAACATCAAGCCATGATGAAGTATGCAGGAAATTGTGTTTACTCATGTATATCAGGCATCTGGCTGTCCTTTCCTATCATTCCAATTTATACATACAAACTTCATAAATTTGTGTTCAATGCATTTAGGTTCCTAAATTCTTTGCCTTGGGATGAAACCTAAGGAGAAATATTGTAACCACTAATCATATCCTCATACTAGTGCATAGCTCACCGTTAGCTTCTTCAACGATGAGTCAGAAGTCAAAACCACAAAAAAATAACCACAAGCAAATTTGGCTGAAAATCCTCTAACTGGATTGGATGCACAAGATTTTAGATCTGCTATAAATAGATGAATTTTTATTAGTCTACAAGGACAGCATCATGGAAGCGCTCAATTTTTAATACCAAGCTGCCCTTACCAGATTTCAGGAAGCATATTATTTCAAGCTGTCatgaacaaaagaaaataaactaaATTGAAGTGAGCTAAAACAAAAGCACACATATATGAGGAAATGAATTGTCAAACCACCAAATTGCAAAGTTATACAACTGACTGAAGAATCAAATAATGGCAGACTATAAGCAGTAGCAGCAGAAGAAAAGATAACTTTTGAGCCATTTAATTTATATGAGCTAAGCCAAAAGCTCCAAATGCATTTAATTTATATTAGAGGTAGTTAAAAGAGTTCTTACCATTTGGTTAGAAAATATATTGCTCTCCAGATACAAATGTAGTCCACCATGGAGTTGAGATAACAAGTTGATAAAAGACACAAGCTTCATTAGACTTCATCTGAACACCCAATATGATATGCGCTGTTAAGATCTACATTCTGGACCTTAGCTGATGGTGTCGAATGGGATTGGTTAAAGTTGGTTGTGCAAGTTTGCCGGTAGGGACGGTGAACAGGAGGCAAGAGCAATGCTAAAGATTTATCCATCAACAGAAGATGCCCACATTTGCTACATATAAAAACAATGTAGGTTTTACTCTAGATAACAGCATATACGTACATCATGTCCTAAAGAGACAATTTTCTTACCTGCAAACCTTTGTAAATAGTGTTTGATAACTGTAGATCCAACgctgtgaaaaatataaaagttcaaTAAAACTGGTGTCAGTATGATCTACGTAGAATTAACATGACCAATAGCAACAAGCCTGATGCTAATTATACGTCTCAGCTTTACAAATCCTTCTATGCCATAAGTaacaaagagtttgaaaaggaAAGACATGAATACAATTATTCCTGATACAAACATGTTAAAAAACCACAATTTTATTCCGTTAAACTGGACAttgcttttataaaaagaaagatGTGTTTGCACATGATGGAGAAAGTAGAAGTACCAGAAGTAGAGAAAGTGATGTATTAGCATCCACACTAAGAAAATACTGCAATGCCTTGTCAGCATGTTCCTGCAGAATAAAGATGAATCGAATGCAAACAAACTTCTCAGTATACCATGTTCAATAATGTTGAGAAAGTTACAGAAAGGAAATGAAAATGAGAGTCATGCCCCCATTTTCACTTCCTTTACCTCAGTTTAACATCAAGCAGAAACAGCCTCATGGAGCAgatgaataataaatagaaaTATAGAGGAAGGAAGCCTAAAGTTTGGCAACATTTACCGTCACATGTCTAAATACGTGATGAACTGATAAACCTCTCGAATGAACGTAGTTGCCTCCCTAAACAAGGTACCAGTCAGGAACTAAATATTTAGCAAATAATTTTCCATGTCAATTTAGGATGCATGAGTAAACAAGCATAAGTTAAACATAATACCTACCACAGAGATGACTCTTTCTCTCACATGCACATGAGTGCACATATGCAACAACAATgaataaacaataaaaaaaatagagctaTCAAATTGaaacatatacatgcatatgcatATGGGTTGACAAAATGAACTTTACaaataatcaaaaaattaaaGCTTCCAAACTGAAAAGATCAGACTGCAGCATAGCAGTGGCCATGAGgtttggaagaaaaggaaaaaaaaaagaaggcaacTTCACTGCATAAGAGCATGAACACACCCAAAAGATTTGTTGTAACTAAAATCAAACTATTAATTTGTTACATAAACATGACAAGAAGTctgtaacaatataaactacagaTGATAGCCCACCTTGGTTGAGACCTAAGACAATGCTCTAATAACTAAACAAGATATAAAGGCAAATAATACTAATGATGCTAACCAGAAATTCAATTGCTAAGATAATCAGGAAAAGCCCATGGAAAACAAGTACCTCATCTGGAGAGAAAAATGCTGCTGCATCAGGGTTTACAGATCCTGCTGAATGCAGTGATACCACAGCTCTGAAAACAGAAGGCACTAACAACTCAATGACAGCGACCTTATCCACAGCAACAGCATTAACTGAACCTGATCTTAGTTTGTTTGGGTTGTGCATGCTCTGTTCCTTGGATGGATCTATTGAATTTTCGTTTGCTGAGGACGACAATAAGGATGCTCTTTTCAACCAATCTAGGCGCTGATATGTGAAGATTTTCATGTTGGGTACCTTATTTTCCAGATCTGTAAGAATATCAGACAAAGTTTTTACTTCATTAAGCTCTTCTCTGTGGCTTGTCGGCAATCCGTGGGAAGTCTTTTGTTTCTTTGCAACTCCAAATTCCCCATCATGAGAATGGCCAAATGGTTCATCTTCCAGGAGAGGGAAAAACCGCCTCTTCTGGTCAGTAAATGCCTTGAGGGCTAACCTAGAAatcataaatataaataaaaaatataaatatcaagATCAGTTTCAGTTTCATGAGGAGTTCCAAATTTTACTCTCTCTTCTATTTTAATTGTGTGAAGCAATAAAGAAACCAATGCATTGCAATCTCCTAGAGCTCTTTCAGAGGTCTGTACCTTTGCCACAGGATTATCAAGTCAGTTTTGAATCCTAAGATACTCAGATTATTGCTCTAAAAGCCACATTGAGTATTCTGCATGAGTAATTATGCAGGAGTACTCCCACATTTAAAAAGAAATCAAACAACATATATAAGTCCTCCACTTACAAATTATCAAGTTTGCCCAAAATAATAACATTTTCCTCAGCATAACCAATAGCTCAGCTTACATGCAGACATAGTACTTTAGTAGCTACTACAGATGTAAGAATCTGAGGCTAAGAAGGCTTCCAACAGTCCATTAAATAAGTTATCATCCTTCTTTCGAGCAACAAAACAAATTTGATTTATGGCACATAATTGCTCATACCAAGCCTAGGTAACAAATGTGGCCAGGGTGCGCCATCAGAAGAATGACACAAAGGAGAGAAGGCTTCGTGGCATTAGTTATTAAAGGAGTGGCAACCATTTGGGTTGCTTAACCAATCAGAATTAATAGCACAGTAATTTAGGAAGATTAGAAGAAACTGTTTATCTCAAGATAATAGTCCTTTTGATGTAAAAAACAACTGGCCTTCAATTAACACAAAAGGTCAAGCTATAAAATGATATGACCATTGAACGATATATAAAAGAGAGCCAAATATGAAGGAAACATAACCATTTGAATGCTACAGGGCCCAAAGTCACCATCAAGAAGTTCAGGTAAACATGTTGAAAAAAGAAATGAACTTTGTAACATATTTGGTCTGCGAAAGAAAGAGACCTGTAAGAATTCACACAAGCAGTTCCATGAAAGAAACTGTGGACTGGTTCTAGAGCACAAAGTCAGTTGAAGTTGTGGCAATAAAGCAATTAATATCTTTGATATGTCTAGTTTGATAAACATGAAATGTTCCACAAGATTGCTAGTCATAGTGTGCCAATGAGGCTGAAATGGGTAAACAAAATGCTTGGTGTTTGTTCAAGACCATAGATTGCTTATTTTAGCTTAGAAAAGCACTTAAATTTGAAGGCCATACTCATCATATTAGCAACATAAAGATGCATAAAGGTTATACCATTAAATGGCATGGCTGGCATTATAACACCAAGCAGACCATTCAATGTGTACCTTTTGCACCATAACCATTTTACACCTCCATGTTTGATGGGAATGGCAGAGCTACAAAGTTTGACACTGTTAAGAATCTAGCTACAAATGAGAATGCATAGAAGCATGGAGGTTATTTCATGTTATCAAAGAGATTATCACAGGAGGAATATAACCTGCTTTTGAGGCTTAATTTGCTAAAATCAATATACGGGAGTACTTCATAGAGGGTTTAAAATTTTTCCCTTGTAAGTGATAGCCTGCTTTTAGGGCTTAGTTTGTTAAATATTGTAAGTGGTGGGTCATTTTTTTAAAAGCGGTTAAATCTGGCTTTCTTGCACTCACGTACGAGTTGGCCGCCTTTGGAACCATGCAGTAATACTTGACACCTTTTGACATCAATGCTTTGATCAGAAATCTCAATTTGCAAACAACCATCGACACCTTTAGTCCCGATAGCCTATTCTGATTGGGACTAACTTTTTGGTTAAAGACACGTGCAGAGAAGAGACAGGAAGGCAAAAAAACCTTGTGAACATTTATTAGGCAATAGAAACAAGATTATCAATCAGGAAATGACTACTGAATGGATCAAATAAAATTGCTTAGCTCCAATTACAGAGAAAATGCCACATTCCCTCTCTTCAAATTTAAGTTCCTAGTCAAATGCTCTAAGACAACATAAAATTACATATGTCAGAACATTTTCATATGGAATGAAAATAGTGTGATAATCATTGACACAACAATTTCAGTGTGGAACATGCTCATGTGACATAGAAAAGTACTAGTCTCCTAGAGTTTAAGCAGCTTTCACCAACAGCTGCTTACAAAATTAACTCAGCCTACCTCGTTCTGTCAACCGCAGATGCACCAGCTTGGCCAGCAAGTTGACGTTTCCAAGCATATGCAACAACAGCACCATCTGGGCAAACAAGGGGCATGTGTAAACCCCAAGAATTACCTCGTGATTTAAGAGACCCATTTAACACTCCCGAATCTTCCAATTGTCTTcctaacaagaaaaaaaaagaagaaaatttaaaaggCTAAATTGCAAATATATGAAATACTTAAGAACTTTTAGAATCTTATCATGCAAATGGTTTTAACATGGGCCATAAAATGATCCATTTCAACAAAACAAGGCAATTCGAGAAGAGTTGCTCTGTAATGAGGGCCATGTTTGTTAGGCTCGCATATTCTTTACACAAATTCTTCTTATATGAGTAACCTTAGAATGTTTTAATATCTTTCCCACCAGCGCTATTTAGAATGAATTGGAGGTCAAACATTCGGACTTGTTAGTTTCTGCAGGGAAGGCATAAATTAGGAAAAAGAACACCACGAGtgcctttctttccttcttttcttggaTTCTGTCTTCTAAACTCTAGCTCCACTATCACTCCCTTCACACCCAGCTCAATCAAGTACAATATTTTCCTCATCAACAGTGAACTATGTAGCCTAGGTTGAGGGTGAATGGGACAACGGTACAATGATTGCACATAGTCAGATAGGGTTGAAAAGGCTAGTAAACTTCACTGTATTGTATTTTAGTGCGAAGGAATTTAGGTTTTTGGAATGAATTTTATGCGAGGATCCTGAGGTCCTTGGTAGTCAAGGGCAGTCTTTGCCAACCCAGTCTACCTCTTCAAAGAGTGATATCTAACTGCCAGATAAACAAGCTCCTCCACACCCACTGTAAGCTGATTCCGGGACTCAGTAATGGTAAGGAAAGGGATGGAGACCGAAGTCAAGGTAGGAAAGAAGAGGTACCAGAAGTTGGGCAAAAGCAATGGCGAGTTTTGAGTGGTTAATGAGTGCATGGTTAAgggaaaaaaggaaggaaaaataaaaagaaaaggtgaAAAATGTTGGGGAAGAACATTACTCCATGTTTCAACGAATATTCGCTTTCCTCCACAAggatttcaaaattatttttcagaGAACATAGCTACTAAATTGCCATGTCTTATCTGCTCGTCTATCGAAGAAGCTCTTCGAATCTGAAACCAGCTCAGATTGCAATCAGAGGTTCAAGACTTTTTGGTGTCTATAAATTCCACAGAGGTTCATAAATGAGTGCACAAGTTTGCACAAGCAGCACTTGGGATTAAGCAGAAGAAAAGGCACATGATGGTAACAATAAGGGAAAATCAGTATTTGTTACTTGCCCCTTTTGCACTTCTTTTTTAGTGTATGTCTATATGTAGGAGTGTGCATGCTGCATAACTGTATTGGTAAAAGAGTTGGGATATGAACATcttgaaattttattttctatagATCACAGGTACATCACCACCTGAATGGTAGAATGGCACATGGTTCAGGCTTCTAAATACAACCTCCTGCAATTTTTATGTCTGAAAGGTTCAATCTTGTATAAAGTCAACAAAATCCGCATTAAATTTAACCAAATAAGAGATAACCAGTTCCTTTTCAACGGCTGGTCATGTTTGACCCATTTTAAATATAATAGTAAGATCAGGAAAATTGAGATTGATTGTCATTTCATTCACTAACACTATAAGGTCAGCAATGCTTCCACTCACTCAAATGTCATATCacagtactttttttttttgctagaggaaaaatactaaaaagatttattgattCTTCTTGGAAAAAGGAAAGCTACCTAATATATTTGAAGATACAAGTATACCCTAGCGTACAGCACTTAATAGCTGGAATATTCTACTCAGGGTAATATACATGCTTAGGTTATCTCTCAAAATCTTCAACTTGCAATCACTTCCTAAACACTCGATTGCTAAAAGTGTTTCTAAGGTATCCTGCACCCACACCTGCTCTAAGATCATTCATTTCATCATAAGTATATacctttttaaaaatttaaaccaTGCACTCATTTCGAAAGCCCTACTTCCCAAACATAAAGTAACTAATCAAAACTGGATATTGAAAATTAAGCAACATTATCCTGCCAATTCATTACACATCATCTGTACCATAATTTAGATTTTTTGCTCCTTGACAATCTCACCTCACTTAAATGCTCCTATTCTAAGGAAATGTCAAATGACAATTTGCCACTTgacatagatttcataaaatttgTTGAAACCCTGTGAAACCCATGTCTTTAGACAACACTACGCAGTTTGGAACTGACAAAAAAAGTTATGGTGCTGAGATATCAGCATCTGGTTGACTGTTATTGAGATGAACTGAAATCTTGGTTCATACCTACCAGGATGAAACATGCAGAATTTATGGAAGGCATCAAGACTTCAGATAATATACAAGAACCGACTTATTGATCCCACAGCagatataataaaatcaatatTAATAACTATTTTAAGGCATTGATTTTGATATTCATATGTTAAAAGACCCATTTTCCAGTGCTAAAAGAAGGATGGAAAATCTCAGGATATGTTGCAATATCACAATCGTTGATATCTCAGACATATCAGATTACATTAGCAGAGAGATAATAAGAACCAATGATACAAATATATTGTCCCAGCAGTTGCCCACTGACGCTTCAAACCAATACCTCAGCTGCAACGAAAACCTTGCCGACAGCTATTAGCCAATAATTGAAGCAGAAGAAAAATATCGAGGCTTAGCAAAGTGACCCTCTTTGAGAGAGCAAAATATAAGGCCGGCGCTTCTTTAATTTTCCCAGAACTAAAGCTTCGCCATCAAGTGAAAAAGTGCAACATCAGATCCATAATGCCTTATATTCATATtcctataaaaaatatttattctgTTAACAGTTTCTGAAAGTTATCGCTCCCAACTGGAATTCATGGATACAAAAGAGCTCGTACCAGACGTGGAAACACCAGGAATAACAATACTTTTCCTTCAAAGATCCTGGAGGGTAGCAACCACTACTACCCCCAAAACGAAATGAACCTCGCTACTTACATTCAAGAAAAGAGTTCAAATTTCGAAGTTGTAGCAGTGCCACTATCAACCCCCTGAAATCGATTCTAGGTCTATTTATCGCTCCAACTCAAAGAATCAGTTGGAAAGCCAATAAAGAATcgaaaaaccctaaccctagaatcAGAGGAATTGGAGGAAATCGTCGAGATGAGTGAAAGAGGAGATTACCGAGTGCTCGGAGATCTTGGAAGTGCTGGCGCATGGAGGCCTCTTCTTTGAGAATGATCTGGATGGTCTTGTTGGAGTGGTGGGGGCCGTCGGCGGCCAAGAAGAGCGCCTCCAGGAGGTGATCCGCCCCCAGCCGGATGTCCGCGATGAGACGGGCGGCGCGAGCCAGTCGGTCCATGGCCAGAGCCACCTGCTTTGGAGGAGCTTCCGTGGTGGCGCCGCCGGAGTCCGGTGGGTCCTGGGGCGGAGCTGCACCGGAGACCGCCGCTTGGGGTTGCTGCATGCCCTCTTTCCCCTCAGCGTCGGGCTCGTAAAAGTAATTAGCGCATTTcgcaaatagaaaaaaaaagggtgcaTATGTATCGAAGTCGAACTAGTGAAGTCGGCAATACGTCTGTGGAGATTATATCTAGGTTTATTTAAAATGCTTTTATGgctttaaagcaaaaaaaaaatgtttttcaaAAACCCTTTTGTTTGGTGATATTATACTAaaagtatttttaaaaaaaattagaagaaactaAAAAATTTACCTTTCGGCTCctcctttattttttataaaacagAACAACATCAAACACACTTAATCTAGTTAGTCAATTCTGATCAAATTTACATAAAACTCATATTTTGTATAAATATTACAGACCATTTTAGAATATAACATCTAAATTTTATACAACTAAACGGTTGTAGGACTTGATTTAATGTCCCctactattttttatattaagaTCATGGAATTATTCAATGGTCATTACATAGAAATCTaggttaaaaataattaaacaattaaaaactatttctattttttgttttacATATTCTACACATTGACTATATAATTATTCTGCTATCACCATATGAAAATAAGAACTTCGAGTAAGTGGCCATATGTAAGTAGAAAATGCAAAATTCTGCATGGACCCTACAAAGGTTATTAATCAAGTTTAGGTCCACCTAATGCTCTGATTATCTAGATCTTGGGATTCCAATGCCTCTACTTCGCTCCTTCAGATGGGATCTTGGTGAGAGCCCTTCAACCTTTCTTCTAGCAGGAGAAGTGAGAcgggcaacatgaagaagaaggCGTGAGAAAGGAACAAATAATCTTGTAGTTTGTCTTATATCTTGCCTCCTGAAATGacttaaatattttttgttttacttaAATAAAGTTAAGGAGAAAAGGTCAAAATTGCATCCGAATTTTGAATTGCGTGGTGGAGGTTGTGATGGAGGAGAGAGGAATGAGACGGCAGCACTGGAGATGGGAGTGGGTGGAGTCCTagggaagaggattaggtagGGATAAATGAAAAATTAGGATATATCATGTGTATCATTTAGGGAAAATGAAATTATGGCGTTCCACTCTCTCTCTGAAATAAAAACAAGAGTAAATTATGCAACATGCAGTGAATTTGGAAAATATCAAAAAGGAAGGTACTTTTCATGTTTCTTATATTTTATTGTGCAAGAGAGACATTAGAAGCCATGACAAGCAAATTATATGGGAGCTTTTCCACTGTTTCAATGCATATTTACATGTGAGTTTTACATTACCAGAACCTCATTCTTGGTTCATTGTTCTTCAGGTTATGATGGATAgaaatgatataaatattttccaATTCTGATCTCCGATTTAAGAGCAGTTTGATTAATGCAGGGTCTTATCATTAGGCCAATATTTCAAGCGCAGCTTGAAACCGATTTCTAGAGGTAGATAATGGCCTGCAAACTAACTGTCCTTTCTTCTCATCTTTGTAGGTAATGGCTGTTTTTCCTCCCCACCCAAAGTAATTGCTTTGCTTGAAAGTATGTGGTATACCTCTTTAAAACTTCTTACTGT
The Phoenix dactylifera cultivar Barhee BC4 chromosome 3, palm_55x_up_171113_PBpolish2nd_filt_p, whole genome shotgun sequence DNA segment above includes these coding regions:
- the LOC103712557 gene encoding mediator of RNA polymerase II transcription subunit 27, which produces MQQPQAAVSGAAPPQDPPDSGGATTEAPPKQVALAMDRLARAARLIADIRLGADHLLEALFLAADGPHHSNKTIQIILKEEASMRQHFQDLRALGRQLEDSGVLNGSLKSRGNSWGLHMPLVCPDGAVVAYAWKRQLAGQAGASAVDRTRLALKAFTDQKRRFFPLLEDEPFGHSHDGEFGVAKKQKTSHGLPTSHREELNEVKTLSDILTDLENKVPNMKIFTYQRLDWLKRASLLSSSANENSIDPSKEQSMHNPNKLRSGSVNAVAVDKVAVIELLVPSVFRAVVSLHSAGSVNPDAAAFFSPDEGGNYVHSRGLSVHHVFRHVTEHADKALQYFLSVDANTSLSLLLRWIYSYQTLFTKVCSKCGHLLLMDKSLALLLPPVHRPYRQTCTTNFNQSHSTPSAKVQNVDLNSAYHIGCSDEV